Proteins encoded by one window of Eremothecium cymbalariae DBVPG#7215 chromosome 1, complete sequence:
- the ORC1 gene encoding origin recognition complex subunit 1 (similar to Ashbya gossypii AER133C), with protein MAATLADFKGWQIMVMDENGRPVSEGGRRRRRRREGSGKEIVSLQRKSDGLILTSGDSIVCRDQQTNSLSIYMIHEIRLNTASNYVELWCLAYLCWYEINAEEYYAQFLPEALESCPQFKTEVERAEYFHEKFQLECNRSELYLTAEVSEIYLKDLVSPAEIYTPGNYPSEMGTQENQTHMFVVSSACEPDGNKFVPIDIREVEEKVRKWDPESSKKYLKELTANIGGNLKKRTTPFTGPKKKSGKPKKGPATLKRVVVKNESASSVSNEEQPSFKESGLNVVPKQEPVLEIVLKPTKSNKETVSGRADSKLVEKPNQNSGNPLKSKDKRWTKASDGLDKENGLPSKNIGKSVDEFAPSKRPNNKKAPVTRTRTTEKTAARGYKGNVTHSGDDEYDWDSTSDSSSPGLTDEEFLIKARDAESENYEISSADELALTNEENIDFERLERSMENETEYQNSTFPKRSRRTNTEVGHRKRKLSSSPTKEVVPSTPKKSAIKKNVARAKKAYTPFSKLYRRPQDIPDLNKNGEFYRESHDWDISALENQFRSPTKNKTVETIFSKVKRQLNSTHGKEEIVKASNFEDYLPARENEFATIYLSMYSAIEAGTGTSIYIAGTPGVGKTLTVREVVKELLISADRKELPQFQYIEINGLKMVKPTDSYEVLWKKISGSTLTSGAAMESLEYYFKEIPQSKKRPVVVLLDELDALVTKTQDVMYNFFNWTTYENSKFVVVAVANTMDLPERQLGNKVSSRIGFTRIMFTGYTHDELKTIINLRLMGLNDSYFYVDPTSGSSYLCQDGNMDELPKDISKLQRVRLKISEDAVEIASRKIASVSGDARRALKVCKRAVEIAEHEYMQNHGYGYDGKLIKDRKKSTKQKDGSKEELQKVEIYHITKALHDAINSPTDTFMSKLSFTSKLFLYSLVNLIRKSGSQEQTLGDIIDEIRLLLEVNGKNKYILEMKRVLFLSNGAEEDEEEQLRIISWDYVINQLVETSLIIKQNLKNERMCAIKLNISFEEVCKNIMEDEMLKTL; from the coding sequence GACCAGCAGACGAATTCGCTGTCAATTTATATGATTCACGAGATACGGCTGAATACGGCGAGTAACTATGTTGAATTGTGGTGTTTGGCATATTTATGTTGGTACGAAATTAATGCAGAGGAGTACTATGCACAGTTTTTGCCGGAAGCGCTAGAGTCATGTCCACAGTTCAAGACGGAGGTAGAACGGGCGGAGTATTTTCATGAGAAGTTTCAGCTAGAATGTAATCGTTCCGAGCTTTATTTGACGGCCGAGGTGTCTGAGATATATCTAAAAGACCTTGTTTCTCCGGCTGAGATATATACACCAGGGAATTATCCTTCGGAGATGGGCACTCAGGAGAATCAGACACATATGTTTGTCGTGAGTAGTGCCTGTGAGCCCGATGGGAACAAGTTTGTTCCAATTGACATCCGTGAAGTTGAGGAAAAGGTGCGCAAGTGGGACCCTGAATCCAGTAAGAAGTATTTGAAGGAATTAACGGCTAATATTGGTGgtaatttaaaaaagaggaCGACACCGTTTACAGgtccaaaaaagaaaagtgGCAAGCCCAAGAAAGGGCCTGCAACCCTTAAGCGTGTTGTTGTGAAAAACGAATCTGCGAGTAGCGTGTCTAACGAAGAACAGCCAAGTTTCAAGGAGAGTGGGCTAAACGTTGTACCTAAACAGGAGCCTGTCTTGGAAATTGTATTAAAGCCTACCAAGTCGAACAAAGAAACCGTTAGTGGCAGAGCAGACTCCAAATTAGTTGAGAAACCGAACCAGAATTCTGGAAATCCTTTGAAATCTAAAGATAAAAGGTGGACTAAAGCGTCAGATGGTTTGgataaagaaaatggcCTGCCAAGTAAGAACATAGGAAAATCGGTTGACGAATTTGCTCCTTCTAAAAGGCCCAACAACAAGAAAGCTCCGGTCACTAGGACCAGAACTACAGAAAAGACAGCAGCTAGAGGTTACAAAGGAAATGTAACACACTctggtgatgatgaataCGACTGGGATTCTACTTCTGATTCATCAAGTCCTGGTTTAACTGATGAAgagtttttaataaaagCTCGTGACGCTGAATCCGAAAATTATGAGATATCATCAGCAGACGAACTCGCTCTAActaatgaagaaaatataGACTTTGAAAGACTGGAAAGAAGTATGGAAAATGAAACTGAATATCAAAATAGCACGTTTCCAAAACGTTCCAGAAGAACCAATACGGAAGTGGGCCATAGGAAACGTAAGCTTTCAAGTTCTCCGACAAAGGAAGTGGTGCCGTCTACGCCAAAGAAATCAGCTATAAAGAAGAATGTTGCTCGTGCCAAAAAGGCATATACACCGTTTTCCAAGCTTTATAGGAGACCCCAAGACATTCCAGatttaaacaaaaatggGGAGTTTTATCGAGAATCACACGATTGGGATATTTCTGCATTGGAAAATCAGTTTCGGTCTCCTACAAAGAATAAAACTGTTGAAACTATATTTTCCAAGGTTAAAAGGCAGTTAAATTCGACTCACGGGAAAGAGGAGATTGTCAAAGCATctaattttgaagactACCTTCCAGCTCGTGAGAATGAATTTGCTACAATTTATCTAAGCATGTACAGTGCCATTGAAGCCGGTACAGGGACGAGTATTTACATTGCCGGTACCCCGGGTGTGGGGAAAACATTAACAGTTAGAGAGGTGGTTAAAGAATTACTAATATCTGCTGATAGGAAAGAGTTGCCGCAATTCCAATACATAGAAATAAATGGGCTAAAGATGGTTAAGCCAACAGACAGTTACGAGGTATTATGGAAAAAAATATCTGGCAGTACTTTGACATCTGGTGCCGCTATGGAATCTCTggaatattattttaaagaaattcCACAATCAAAGAAACGTCCTGTAGTTGTACTActtgatgaattagatgcTTTGGTCACAAAAACTCAAGATGTAATGtataatttctttaattggACTACCTATGAGAATTCTAAATTCGTCGTTGTTGCCGTGGCTAATACAATGGATCTACCTGAACGTCAGCTTGGTAACAAAGTATCTTCGAGAATAGGATTTACCAGAATTATGTTTACAGGGTATACACACGATGAGCTAAAAACTATCATTAATTTAAGACTGATGGGATTAAACGATAGTTACTTTTATGTGGATCCAACTAGTGGAAGTTCTTATTTATGCCAAGATGGAAATATGGATGAGCTGCCCAAGGATATTTCAAAGTTACAAAGAGTTAGGTTAAAGATTAGTGAGGATGCTGTGGAAATTGCCTCAAGAAAGATCGCCAGTGTAAGTGGTGACGCGAGGAGAGCACTTAAAGTTTGCAAACGTGCTGTTGAAATTGCCGAACATGAATACATGCAAAATCATGGATATGGGTATGACGGAAAGTTAATCAAGGATAGAAAGAAAAGTACGAAACAAAAAGATGGGTCAAAAGAGGAACTTCAAAAGGTGGAAATTTACCATATCACTAAAGCTCTTCACGACGCGATCAACTCCCCAACAGATACATTCATGAGTAAGTTATCTTTCACTAGTaaattgtttctttattcACTAGTCAACCTAATAAGGAAGTCAGGCAGCCAAGAACAGACTTTAGGTGATATTATAGATGAGATACGACTGTTGTTAGAGGTCAATGGAAAGAATAAGtatattttagaaatgaAACGTGTGCTATTCTTAAGCAATGGcgctgaagaagatgaagaagagcaATTACGGATCATTTCCTGGGACTATGTCATCAACCAATTAGTAGAAACTAGTCTGATAATCAAgcaaaacttgaaaaatgaacGCATGTGCGCTATCAAATTAAACATATCCTTTGAGGAGGTTTGCAAGAACATTATGGAAGATGAGATGTTAAAAACACTTTAA